In one window of Leptolyngbya sp. 'hensonii' DNA:
- a CDS encoding anti-sigma regulatory factor, whose translation MLKKINLQVNTDPAASAQVLSWFEELNQPPISNKVIWWQCQTVLKEGFDNAVEYAHKSLPPETPILIEAIRFPQRIEIRIWDCGVPFNLEEKLREMPELEENEGSRGRGLRIMQKIADQISYRRTSDDRNCLLIVKSY comes from the coding sequence GTGTTGAAGAAAATCAATCTACAAGTGAATACGGATCCTGCAGCTTCAGCTCAAGTCCTTTCCTGGTTTGAAGAGCTGAATCAGCCTCCTATTTCCAATAAGGTGATTTGGTGGCAATGCCAGACTGTCCTAAAAGAGGGGTTTGATAATGCTGTGGAGTATGCGCACAAATCCCTCCCTCCAGAAACACCGATTCTGATTGAAGCCATCCGGTTTCCTCAAAGGATTGAAATTCGGATCTGGGATTGCGGAGTACCCTTCAATCTGGAGGAAAAATTGCGTGAAATGCCTGAACTGGAAGAGAATGAGGGGTCTCGCGGGCGGGGATTGAGAATCATGCAAAAAATCGCCGATCAGATCAGCTACAGGCGCACTAGTGACGATCGGAATTGTTTACTGATCGTCAAATCCTATTGA
- a CDS encoding SpoIIE family protein phosphatase, protein MFQILIIDDNSVNQLLLARTLKKQGYQVTTANDGEEGLALAFALHPALIICDWIMPKVDGLEVCRRIKADPTLSTTFFILLTSRGDVEDRVQGLDTGADDFLTKPFEMNELKARVRAGLRIYQLTQDLKSKNQNLAKLTRNLQRQQKILEEELSEAAAYVQSLLPAPIKGALTINTRFIPSRQLGGDCFDYFWLDPDFLVIYLIDVSGHGLGAALPSVAVLNLLRSQALESVNFYQPNQVLQALNENFQMDNQNAKYLTIWYGVYNRTDRQLIYANAGHPPAVLISTAPDRALQVRSLRDSSMPIGILPDTRYDNYYCDIGPDSVLYVFSDGVYEFLQPDDTIFGLPDFLDLLVHCSQRVQENGDLILQQILEQIQYLNGGSVFEDDFSLIQVNFG, encoded by the coding sequence ATGTTTCAGATTTTGATTATTGATGATAACTCTGTCAATCAGCTTCTCTTAGCAAGAACGTTGAAAAAACAGGGCTATCAAGTCACCACCGCTAATGACGGAGAAGAAGGGCTTGCTCTGGCATTTGCACTACATCCGGCCCTGATTATTTGTGATTGGATAATGCCCAAAGTCGATGGGCTGGAGGTCTGTCGGCGAATCAAGGCCGATCCAACCCTGTCCACCACATTCTTTATCTTGCTTACCTCCAGGGGCGATGTCGAAGATCGGGTACAAGGATTGGATACCGGGGCCGATGATTTCTTAACAAAGCCCTTTGAAATGAATGAGCTGAAGGCACGGGTGAGAGCTGGTCTCCGCATTTACCAGCTCACCCAGGATTTGAAATCTAAAAATCAAAACCTGGCTAAGCTCACTCGCAATTTGCAACGCCAGCAGAAGATCCTTGAGGAGGAACTCTCAGAGGCGGCTGCTTATGTGCAGTCCCTTCTGCCCGCACCGATCAAAGGAGCCCTCACCATTAACACTCGCTTTATCCCCTCGCGGCAACTGGGCGGAGACTGTTTTGATTATTTCTGGCTGGACCCCGATTTTCTCGTGATCTACCTGATCGATGTGTCAGGTCACGGGCTGGGGGCAGCCTTGCCTTCCGTGGCTGTTTTGAATCTTCTCCGATCGCAAGCCCTGGAAAGTGTTAACTTCTACCAACCCAATCAGGTGTTGCAAGCCTTAAATGAAAACTTTCAGATGGATAATCAAAACGCCAAGTACTTGACCATTTGGTATGGGGTCTATAATCGTACCGATCGGCAACTGATCTATGCCAATGCTGGGCATCCCCCTGCTGTTCTCATTTCTACAGCTCCCGATCGGGCGCTCCAGGTAAGGTCATTGCGAGATTCCAGCATGCCGATCGGCATACTACCTGACACGCGCTATGACAATTATTACTGTGATATAGGGCCAGACAGTGTCCTGTATGTATTTAGTGATGGGGTTTATGAATTTCTCCAGCCGGATGACACCATTTTCGGTCTACCAGACTTTCTGGATCTCCTGGTCCATTGCAGTCAGAGGGTCCAGGAAAACGGGGACCTCATCCTGCAACAGATTCTGGAACAGATTCAGTACCTGAATGGGGGGAGTGTCTTTGAAGATGACTTTTCCTTGATACAGGTTAACTTTGGATAA